A portion of the Poecilia reticulata strain Guanapo linkage group LG23, Guppy_female_1.0+MT, whole genome shotgun sequence genome contains these proteins:
- the golgb1 gene encoding golgin subfamily B member 1: MLSRLANVLQELSGEEGADGNQQGVLEPQLPAADGQTAADAEVPEDAMERLAHLEQLVVQLKELIRDKDAQLLQQETELTSKDAQLKNEKEEAEARFTKLKLQAKAKMASLNKQITELKGQAESATPDGSFSSAGASAAEEELQDLRAKLSEEEASSRQLKERLLATELLLQEKEAAHAEQLRALQAVVAEKDARFQEQIQRHEEELLKVGTQDGTELQQAAQQRCVELEETLFSRSQELEMLQQEVSSADQQKQILTAQFRLMEQELTEAVRLRQEWAERARQGDAELSALREAALISQQQLEKEKMEVSRLEAELILMKEAELAAAQAHQDASERDRAEITRLQSEIREAESAREETVEQERLEVDDLQTELANLREEQEGVKKKEELLAEVWSHLRSIAPEAMPEGDPTDPADPTDPSLLLDSVRSVETQLIRLKGECGDLSEQYAQLTQNMEVLQEQLHIKTAEQEEADVKIRQLEQQIVEMSDTETSPDSSQPDKEHILALEQQLVEKDNELVALRESITVATKQSSGEAEMNQSPDQDAAAAPADSVEDTQDEETTLVAEDTSVLSIPADSESSPELIGPQSESPEESKGTSSDEMVTSTDSEVAHSSWTLLEAMNQDGAQEWPSAPQDVGQSWVATSMEQESSQTSSVVQVHLTQQSPSSTDENVNLFAQALAEELQKRYGELLAELQALKDAAAASQERIKTLEEEAQSLTVAKEESEAEAFRLSKELENGKMVEKQSVEMQLLEEELEILKNENKTKEEKIEALQADLETTQKALSEQEGEARMLSAQLEDGELLSSELQKKLHEMENSLLEHSQTSDLHNESLSKKDSEIQELQLLLTQKEKEVAELNDSMSARLLQAEEEKFEMKGEVSKLKEQMEELEKVRDDQQQASNDDEEVVSLRKEKEALEMQLVTTKKKLQAALVQRKELMKKVSEFEKEAERQKEKDETDEPSEKLPHRPEIQDLEDKIMKLEDALRSKEEEVEALKQRLDHQDQVLAETIALNRKLSEEQPEATSETGILQSQVTSLEAECETLQKKFQEAQESRKETIRKAKEKDRHHREQMKQLKDDFNELTERFDVQSSEREGLLDKLRELEKKATSDGDPQPEPAQASAANSWVQEDWVDFAASETDSLKPQASDPDQHPLEPSPVASTQLEESLKALQDEIQDCRQVNTELEKQLQETHSSLSLRESEILELGKDLEALREKEKQIDALYEEMNELREKYLQAEAYTETLKAEIEMASKASAEASMKTLQAEVEDFKQFLDNKNHEISELSQQLSEQNSLIHSMQDSVSEKDQLISSLQEELKGEQEKMHKLQTELPQKQEEDGEAKLQQLQRKLQAALVSRKEALKENKTLKEQLALAEKIVAELQQKIHSTEEELESLRGERAKLIEEVDRTLVENQSLGSSCESLKLVMEGIINEKDACKKEVELAKEEAARVCKEWEEKVQGMKEEYETLLKSYENVSDEAERVRKVLEAARQERQELAAKARAHETARQESERRAEEAQKEVDTVKDKMRKFAKTKQQKIMELEEENERLRERQETSKQDDPVIKVEAEHHQEEMRALQAELEAAARERDALSQQVEELNGQLADMEANQRSSAPVVEEVITSTQSVMTAAEPQDDLAVAEEKEKIQALLEDKLREIEILNAEKELWQKREAELASLEQELQESKNNENRLEKNLQESNERETHLIEDASKREAQLKELLESLETEKDNLEERLMNQLAQLNGSIATYQQEEADNREQLAETQREVERLEAEVQSEKDRAARLEEDVRQARRERAEAEAESGKQRELEQQLRSAQRVKEGSQSRAKQLEELLREKQLEVRQLQRDSIQYQEKISELGREVKALQLSQEELRGRLEQSKMESAKTLEDLKRSEAEMESCKTELAEARKEASEAVSARMATEQSFQQKEAALKAEAEQTLDSVRFRLGAELKETELRLEEAYSEREKEEEAAMEAREVAEAAERRTQETQARLDETLARLAAFSRSMSSLQDDRDRVLDEARQWETRFNSALQGKEAEVREAETRTKELTDQLQKETALKEELEQSVNRLQKAEKDWQLRFEEEQKNVVEHQVVLDQERLKLEETASELVSAQNEVGVLKNMLESLRQRVRALEEAVGRQTGEVERARTELREREAEERRLCLNVEQLETDLRSSKVLTESLQTELQEKERREVELLGEKELAVAQAAEEARKEAESRAQDAERELEQRRGEVRDLEGKLREAQEESSNRKTKLDSFTKAMGSLQDDRDRVLSTYKQLEEKHLQVMMEKDGLIQEAAAENNSLKEELRSLLVQRDDMHAEQAKLSAQLHGYRDNLTQVLSMKDSQHKQLLAAHREKISTLQRERGELEAQLSSKTKEETQKVEMETLSRASQVMDAPGAEVEKLREQLQAERVRAEALEEQLAAESRELAELRWEGGVMRTESESAQERVAELARDLLIVEQRLLEETDTTKQLRQQLADAMAALQQAREEAAQKVREPEERSRAAQSGAGEVWGLKNALQALQNDRERLLEQLNTQTAELKKQKSDLARLGAGELIKVSQELLEEKKKNEEILEAVTRLESAADRSKQETESLRLERTDWLAQAEQLKQQTLATLSEKDQQLRQLAAMLEEARLQKPKLKREQLQRQGTEERDSPPGAPQERSSLADGRSSKAEELLELQQRLEEETQQRLEVEEQLMATQDLLKRHSQASWHSANEGDLSETAVFIEPPEGAVTRTRRGGPSLLRMLRVAFCSRQRTPLLLGLYLLTVHVLLLLCLGGYL, encoded by the exons ATGTTAAGCCGTCTGGCCAACGTCCTCCAGGAGCTTTCTGGAGAGGAGGGCGCAGATGGAAACCAACAG GGCGTGCTGGAGCCTCAGCTCCCCGCCGCAGACGGCCAGACTGCGGCGGACGCCGAGGTTCCCGAGGACGCCATGGAGAGGCTGGCCCACCTGGAGCAGCTGGTGGTCCAGCTGAAGGAGCTCATCCGAGACAAAGAcgctcagctgctgcagcaggagacCGAGCTGACCAGCAAAGATGCTCAGCTCAAG AATGAGAAAGAAGAGGCGGAAGCTCGTTTCACCAAACTCAAACTGCAGGCGAAAGCCAAGATGGCGTCGCTCAACAAGCAGATAACGGAGCTGAAAGGACAAGCAGAATCCGCG ACTCCAGACGGTTCTTTCTCCTCTGCCGGCGCGTCGGCAGCCGAAGAGGAGCTTCAGGATCTGCGGGCCAAGCTGAGCGAGGAGGAGGCCAGCAGCCGGCAGCTGAAGGAGCGACTCCTGGCCaccgagctgctgctgcaggagaaggAGGCTGCCCACGCCGAGCAG ctgcGGGCGCTGCAGGCCGTCGTCGCTGAGAAGGACGCTCGTTTTCAGGAGCAGATTCAGAGACATgaagaggagctgctgaagGTCGGCACACAGGACGGCACCGAGCTGCAGCAG GCGGCTCAGCAGCGCTGCGTTGAGCTGGAAGAGACTTTGTTCTCTCGATCCCAAGAGCTGGAAatgctgcagcaggaagtgagcAGCGCTGATCAACAGAAACAG atttTGACGGCTCAGTTCCGGCTGATGGAGCAGGAGCTAACTGAGGCCGTCCGGCTGAGGCAGGAGTGGGCCGAACGGGCCCGCCAGGGCGACGCGGAACTCTCCGCCCTGAGGGAGGCGGCGCTCatcagccagcagcagctggagaaagAGAAGATGGAGGTCTCCAGGTTGGAGGCGGAGCTAATTCTGATGAAAGAGGCGGAGCTAGCGGCCGCCCAAGCGCACCAAGATGCCTCAGAGAGGGACAGGGCAGAAATCACGCGGCTCCAAAGCGAAATCAGAGAAGCAGAGTCAGCCAGGGAGGAGACCGTGGAACAAGAGAGGTTAGAGGTCGATGACCTGCAGACAGAGCTGGCGAACCTCAGGGAGGAGCAGGAAGGtgtgaagaagaaggaggagctTCTGGCTGAGGTCTGGAGCCACCTTCGCTCCATTGCCCCTGAAGCGATGCCGGAGGGCGACCCGACTGACCCCGCTGACCCCACTGACCCCTCTCTGCTGCTGGACTCGGTGCGGTCCGTGGAGACGCAGCTGATCAGACTGAAGGGCGAATGCGGAGATCTGAGCGAACAGTACGCCCAGCTCACCCAGAACATGGAGGTGCTGCAGG AACAACttcacataaaaacagcagaacaagAGGAGGCCGACGTCAAGATACGACAGCTGGAGCAGCAGATCGTAGAA atgtccGACACTGAAACGTCTCCAGATTCATCCCAACCTGATAaag AACATATTTTGGCACTGGAGCAGCAGCTTGTAGAAAAAGACAATGAGCTAGTTGCCTTAAGAGAATCCATCACAGTTGCTACAAAACAAAGCTCAGGAGAAGCTGAAATGAACCAAAGTCCAGATCAAGACGCTGCCGCAGCTCCTGCTGACTCTGTGGAAGACACACAAGATGAAGAGACCACCTTAGTTGCAGAAGACACCTCCGTCCTCTCCATCCCTGCTGACAGCGAAAGCAGCCCGGAGCTCATCGGACCCCAGTCCGAGTCTCCTGAAGAATCAAAGGGCACCTCCTCAGATGAGATGGTCACCAGCACTGATTCGGAGGTGGCCCACAGCAGCTGGACGCTCCTGGAAGCCATGAATCAAGATGGCGCTCAGGAGTGGCCCTCCGCCCCGCAGGATGTTGGTCAGTCCTGGGTGGCAACAAGCATGGAGCAGGAATCCTCCCAGACATCATCCGTGGTCCAAGTCCACCTGACCCAACAGAGTCCCTCCTCCACCGACGAAAACGTCAATCTGTTTGCTCAGGCTTTAGCCGAGGAGCTGCAAAAGAGGTACGGTGAGCTTCTGGCGGAGCTGCAGGCGCTTAAAGACGCAGCTGCAGCATCACAGGAGAGAATCAAGACGCTAGAAGAGGAAGCTCAGTCTCTCACCGTCGCCAAAGAGGAATCTGAGGCTGAAGCATTCAGGTTGTCCAAGGAGCTGGAAAACGGcaaaatggtggagaaacagaGTGTCGAAATGCAACTTCTGGAAGAAGAACTGGagattttaaagaatgaaaataaaaccaaggaGGAGAAGATTGAGGCTTTGCAGGCAGATTTGGAAACAACGCAGAAAGCTCTGTCTGAGCAGGAAGGTGAGGCGAGGATGCTGAGCGCTCAGCTGGAGGACGGAGAACTTCTCTCCTCCGAGCTGCAGAAGAAGCTTCATGAAATGGAAAACAGCCTGTTGGAGCACTCTCAGACTTCTGATCTCCACAACGAGTCTCTATCAAAGAAGGACTCTGAGATtcaagagctgcagcttcttctcacccagaaagaaaaggaggtggCGGAGCTTAACGACAGCATGTCCGCCAGGCTCCTTcaagcagaagaagagaagtTTGAGATGAAAGGAGAAGTGAGTAAACTTAAGGAGCAGATGGAAGAGCTGGAGAAGGTCAGAGATGATCAACAGCAAGCATCTAATGATGACGAAGAAGTGGTTTCCTTGAGGAAGGAGAAGGAAGCCTTGGAAATGCAACTGgtaaccacaaagaagaagctGCAGGCAGCTCTGGTTCAGCGCAAGGAGCTCATGAAGAAAGTCAGCGAGTTTGAGAAGGAAGCCGAACGACAGAAGGAGAAAGACGAGACAGACGAACCTTCTGAGAAGCTCCCTCACAGACCTGAGATTCAGGACTTGGAGGACAAGATCATGAAGCTAGAAGACGCTTTAAGATCCAAAGAGGAAGAGGTGGAGGCTCTTAAGCAGAGACTTGACCATCAGGATCAAGTCCTTGCAGAGACAATTGCTCTGAACAGAAAGCTGAGCGAAGAACAGCCTGAAGCCACCTCTGAAACGGGCATCTTGCAGTCTCAAGTCACTTCTCTTGAAGCGGAGTGTGAAACGCTGCAGAAGAAGTTTCAAGAAGCCCAAGAATCCCGCAAGGAAACCATCCGCAAAGCCAAAGAGAAAGACAGGCATCATCGCGAACAGATGAAGCAGCTGAAGGATGACTTCAATGAGCTGACCGAGCGATTTGACGTGCAGAGCAGTGAACGGGAAGGTCTTCTCGACAAGCTTAGAGAACTGGAGAAAAAGGCAACCTCTGATGGAGATCCACAACCAGAACCGGCGCAGGCGTCTGCCGCAAACAGTTGGGTTCAAGAGGATTGGGTGGACTTTGCAGCATCTGAAACAGATTCATTGAAACCACAGGCAAGCGATCCCGATCAGCATCCTCTGGAGCCGTCTCCTGTTGCATCTACACAACTGGAGGAATCTCTTAAAGCTCTTCAAGACGAGATCCAAGATTGTCGGCAAGTGAACACTGAGCTGGAGAAGCAGCTTCAGGAAACTCACAGCAGCCTGTCGCTTAGGGAGTCTGAGATACTTGAACTGGGTAAAGACCTGGAAGCActgagagagaaggaaaagcaGATTGATGCCCTCTATGAGGAGATGAATGAACTTCGAGAAAAGTATCTTCAAGCTGAGGCTTATACAGAAACCCTCAAGGCAGAGATAGAAATGGCATCAAAAGCTTCTGCAGAGGCCTCCATGAAAACTCTTCAAGCTGAAGTGGAAGACTTCAAGCAGTTTCTGGACAACAAGAACCATGAGATATCAGAGCTCAGCCAGCAGCTGAGTGAACAGAACTCCCTCATACACTCAATGCAAGACTCTGTGTCTGAGAAAGATCAGCTGATAAGCTCTTTACAGGAGGAACTGAAGGGAGAGCAAGAGAAAATGCACAAACTGCAGACTGAGCTTCCACAAAAGCAAGAAGAAGATGGTGAGGCAAAGCTCCAGCAGCTTCAGCGAAAGCTTCAAGCTGCTCTGGTGTCTCGCAAAGAGGCCCTCAAAGAGAACAAGACGCTAAAGGAGCAGCTCGCTTTGGCTGAGAAGATAgttgctgagctgcagcagaagatCCATTCAACAGAAGAAGAGCTTGAGAGTCTAAGAGGCGAAAGGGCAAAACTTATTGAGGAGGTGGATCGGACTCTAGTGGAGAACCAAAGTCTGGGGTCGTCATGCGAGAGTCTGAAGCTCGTAATGGAGGGAATAATCAATGAGAAGGATGCTTGTAAGAAGGAGGTGGAGTTGGCAAAGGAAGAGGCGGCGAGGGTGTGTAAGGAGTGGGAGGAGAAGGTCCAAGGGATGAAGGAGGAGTACGAGACTCTGCTCAAGTCTTATGAGAATGTGAGTGACGAGGCGGAGCGTGTGAGGAAGGTCCTGGAAGCTGCCCGGCAGGAAAGACAGGAGCTGGCGGCTAAGGCGAGAGCTCACGAGACTGCAAGGCAGGAGAGCGAGAGACGAGCAGAGGAGGCGCAGAAAGAGGTGGATACAGTGAAGGACAAGATGAGGAAGtttgcaaagacaaaacagcaaaagataatggagctggaggaggagaacgaGAGACTCAGAGAGAGGCAGGAAACTTCCAAACAAGATGACCCGGTCATCAAAGTTGAAGCAGAGCATCATCAGGAGGAGATGAGAGCTCTGCAAGCTGAACTGGAAGCTGCAGCAAGGGAAAGAGATGCTCTAAGTCAGCAGGTTGAAGAGCTGAATGGACAACTGGCTGACATGGAGGCAAATCAACGCAGCTCCGCACCTGTTGTAGAGGAAGTCATCACTTCAACGCAGTCAGTGATGACTGCAGCAGAGCCACAAGACGATCTTGCAGTTGCAGAAGAAAAGGAGAAGATTCAAGCTTTACTGGAAGATAAACTGAGGGAGATTGAGATTCTGAATGCAGAGAAGGAACTCTGGCAAAAACGAGAAGCTGAACTGGCCTCTCTTGAGCAAGAACTGCAGGAGAGCAAAAATAACGAGAACCGTCTGGAGAAGAACCTTCAAGAAAGCAACGAGAGAGAAACACACCTGATTGAAGACGCTTCAAAGAGAGAAGCTCAGCTCAAAGAACTCCTTGAGAGTCTTGAAACCGAAAAAGACAACCTGGAGGAGCGTCTGATGAACCAGTTGGCCCAGCTCAACGGGAGCATAGCCACCTACCAGCAAGAAGAAGCAGACAACCGTGAGCAACTCGCTGAGACACAGCGAGAGGTAGAGAGGCTGGAGGCTGAGGTCCAGAGTGAGAAAGACCGAGCCGCCAGGCTGGAGGAGGATGTGAGGCAGGCCCGGCGAGAGAGAGCCGAAGCCGAGGCCGAGTCCGGAAAGCAGAGGgaactggagcagcagctgaggTCTGCCCAAAGGGTCAAAGAAGGCAGCCAAAGCCGAGCaaagcagctggaggagctACTGAGGGAAAAGCAACTGGAAGTGCGGCAGCTTCAGAGGGACTCCATCCAATATCAGGAGAAGATCAGTGAACTTGGACGTGAAGTCAAAGCCCTGCAGCTAAGCCAGGAGGAACTCCGAGGCAGGCTGGAGCAGTCAAAGATGGAGTCCGCCAAAACGTTAGAAGATCTGAAGAGGTCTGAAGCAGAAATGGAGAGTTGTAAAACCGAACTAGCGGAGGCACGGAAAGAGGCAAGTGAGGCGGTCTCTGCAAGAATGGCCACTGAGCAAAGCTTCCAGCAGAAAGAGGCTGCGCTGAAGGCTGAGGCGGAGCAAACTCTGGACTCTGTGAGATTCAGGCTGGGAGCTGAGCTGAAGGAGACGGAGCTCAGACTGGAGGAGGCCTACAGCGAgcgggagaaggaggaggaagctgcTATGGAAGCCAGAGAGGTTGCAGAGGCAGCAGAGAGGCGAACCCAGGAGACCCAAGCCCGTCTGGACGAGACTCTAGCCAGGTTAGCCGCCTTCTCTCGCAGCATGTCCTCCCTGCAAGACGACAGGGACAGAGTTCTGGATGAAGCCCGGCAGTGGGAGACGCGTTTCAACAGCGCTCTGCAGGGGAAGGAGGCTGAAGTCCGTGAGGCTGAAACGCGCACCAAGGAGCTCACAGATCAACTTCAGAAAGAGACGGCGCTGAAAGAGGAGCTGGAGCAGTCTGTAAACAG GTTacagaaagcagagaaagaCTGGCAGCTGAGATTTGAAGAAGAACAAAAGAACGTCGTGGAGCACCAAGTGGTTCTTGATCAGGAAAGATTGAAGCTGGAGGAAACGGCATCCGAGTTGGTATCTGCTCAGAACGAAGTCGGCGTCCTCAAAAACATGCTGGAGAGTCTGCGTCAGAGGGTCCGGGCTCTGGAGGAGGCCGTCGGCAGACAGACGGGCGAAGTGGAGCGGGCCAGAACCGAGCTGAGGGAGAGGGAGGCCGAGGAGAGGCGTCTGTGTCTGAACGTGGAGCAGCTGGAGACGGACCTGCGTTCCTCCAAGGTTCTGACGGAGAGTTTACAGACGGAGCTacaggagaaggagaggagggaggTGGAGCTGCTGGGGGAGAAGGAGCTAGCTGTCGCACAG GCAGCAGAGGAGGCGCGGAAGGAGGCTGAGAGCCGGGCACAAGATGCCGAAAGGGAGCTGGAGCAGAGAAGAGGAGAAGTGAGGGATCTGGAAGGAAAACTACGGGAAGCACAGGAGGAGAGCAGCAACCGGAAAACCAAGCTGGACTCTTTCACCAAGGCGATGGGATCGCTGCAGGACGACAGAGACCGAGTGCTCAGCACGTACAAACAGCTGGAGGAGAAACACCTGCAG GTGATGATGGAGAAGGATGGTCTGATCCAGGAGGCGGCGGCAGAGAACAACAGCCTGAAAGAGGAGCTTCGCTCTCTGCTGGTCCAGAGAGACGACATGCACGCCGAGCAGGCCAAGCTGTCGGCTCAGCTACACGGATACCGAGACAACCTCACCCAAGTGTTAAGCATGAAGGACTCCCAACACAAACAGCTTCTGGCAGCTCACAGGGAGAAGATCTCGACCTTACAGCGGGAGCGCGGGGAGCTGGAGGCTCAGCTGAGCAGCAAAACCAAAGAAGAGACGCAGAAAGTGGAGATGGAGACTCTCAGTCGAGCCTCGCAGGTGATGGACGCACCTGGAGCGGAGGTGGAGAAGCTTAGGGAGCAGCTGCAGGCGGAGCGCGTCCGAGCCGAGGCTCTGGAGGAACAGCTCGCCGCCGAGAGCAGAGAGCTGGCCGAGCTGCGCTGGGAGGGCGGCGTGATGCGCACCGAGTCGGAGAGCGCCCAGGAGAGGGTGGCGGAGCTGGCCCGCGACCTGCTGATCGTGGAGCAGCGGCTGCTGGAGGAGACGGACACCACCAAGCAGCTGAGGCAGCAGCTCGCCGACGCCATGGCGGCGCTGCAGCAGGCCAGAGAGGAGGCGGCGCAGAAGGTCAGGGAGCCGGAGGAGCGGAGCAGGGCGGCACAGAGCGGCGCTGGAGAGGTGTGGGGCCTGAAGAACGCCCTGCAGGCCCTGCAGAACGACAGGGAGAGGCTG ctggagcagctgaaCACGCAGACGGCCGAGCTGAAGAAGCAGAAGTCGGACCTGGCTCGGCTGGGAGCCGGCGAGCTCATTAAAGTCAGCCAGGAGCTTttagaggagaagaagaagaacgagGAGATCCTGGAGGCCGTGACGCGGCTGGAGAGCGCGGCGGACAGAAGCAAGCAGGAAACAGAATCCCTCAG GCTGGAGCGGACGGACTGGCTGGCTCAGGCggagcagctgaagcagcagacGCTCGCCACGCTCTCAGAGAAAGACCAACAGCTGCGGCAGCTGGCCGCCATGTTGGAAGAGGCTCGACTCCAGAAGCCCAAACTCAAACGAGAACAGCTACAGAGACAG GGCACAGAGGAAAGAGACAGCCCACCTGGAGCGCCGCAGGAGCGGAGCAGCCTGGCCGACGGCCGGTCCTCCAAGGCGGAGGAGCTCCTGGAGCTTCAGCAGAG ACTAGAAGAAGAGACTCAGCAGCGGCTGGAGGTTGAGGAGCAGCTGATGGCGACACAAGATCTCCTCAAACG TCACAGCCAGGCTTCCTGGCACTCTGCAAACGAAGGGGATCTCTCTGAGACGGCTGTGTTTATCGAGCCGCCAGAGGGCGCCGTCACCCGG ACCCGCAGAGGAGGCCCCAGCTTGCTGCGGATGCTCCGCGTGGCGTTCTGCTCCCGTCAGCGAACCCCTCTGCTGCTCGGCCTCTACCTGCTCACTGTGCACGTactgctgctcctctgcctgGGCGGATACCTCTGA